Sequence from the Marinobacter antarcticus genome:
ATCAGAGAGTTATAGAAAAACTCCAAATTGAAAAAACATTCTGGGAAACTCGCGGGGTCGAGTGGAGAATTTTCACACAGAGAGAAGTAACCGATGGTATGCGAGAAAACCTGCCCTGGATCCAGCCTTACCTAAACCCGGACATGACCAATCACCAGGAGTTGGGCGCTTCAGACGTGCAGGATCTTTTGTACCGGCTGGAGTTGCACCCCCAAACCAAGTTGACACGGCTGTGCGCTAAGCTCGATGACCAATATAGACTAGACCCCGGGTTTCATTTGAGCACCCTCCGGCATGCGGTGGCATATCGATTCATACGGGCTCCTCTAGATAAAGCGTTCCACAGCTGGACCTATGGAGATCTCGCACTCAGAGAAACAGTGCCAGTCGCCGGGGTGAATAATGCTTCTTAATCAAGTTTTCAGCGACCCCGATACAAATAGACGTTACAGAGTCGTTCTTGAGCACCTGAGTGACTTAATGCTGATAGATGTAGATAGCGAGAAAGCCTGGCCTTTCCCAATCCCTGAAGAAGAGTTCCACGCAGCGGGATATCAATCTATCTCTGACCCATACCCTTTGGTCAGTGTCGAAGAGGGAAGCGTTGGCGCTGCAAGACGGGACGAAGCTTGGAGCACCATCAGCCCTTTACTTGGCGATTATGCGCTGATGTTCATCAAGAGTGAGCGTAATCGGCTGATTAGCCAGCTCCTAATATCTACTGATAAGCCGAGACTTTACATCACTCGCCAACTTCGGCGTTATTGGCAGAGGGGAATGGCACCAAATGCTTTAGCACCGGACTACCATAAATGCGGAGCCGTTGGGCGGCCAAGGCGCGAAATTGAAAACAAAGTTGGGCGAAAGCGAACGGTTTCCCCAGGGGTAGGTGTACCCGTAACGGAGGAGGTCGCGGAGCTGTTCCGCATGGTGTTCGATGGCTTTTATCTAACCAATGAAAAAGTGCCGCTGACCGCGGCGAAGGACAAAGCCGTTGGCCTCTTCAAAGCACGATATCCCACCGCCACAGAATCGGCTGTGCCCACACTGAAGCAGTTTCGGTATTTCTTTCAGACTAACTATCAGAATAGTGAAGTAGCGCGGAAGCGAACTCCTGCACGAATTTACCAAAAGGATATGCGGGCGTTGACAAGCACCTCGGCGAATCTGAACTTTGGCCCCGGAGCACGATACGAGATCGATGCGACGATCGGCGATCTTTATCTCGTGGCCGAAGACGATCCTAACGTCATCATCGGTCGACCCGTTTTGTACTTCGTCAAAGACGTGTTTAGTCGAATGGTGGTTGGCATGTACGTGGGCCTGGAAAACCCCTCTTGGGTGGCCGCAATGCTGGCGTTGAGTAATTCCTTTAGTGACAAAACGGCCTATTGCCAGGAATACGGAGTGAATATTCGAACAGAAGATTGGCCCAGTATGGGCATTCCTGCGGGGATCATGGCTGATAGGGGCGAACTTCTGTACCGCCAAGCCGATGTGCTGGTTAACCGGTTCGGCGTGCAACTGAGTAACTCACGGGCCTACCGAGGTGATGATAAAGCGATCTGCGAGCGGTTCTTCAACACAATTCAGAGTCAGTTCCGGCCTTACGTGGGTGGTGTAGTGGAGCCGGTGAATGGCAAGAAGCGCATCGGTAAGCGCTATGAATTGGATGCAGTTCTGAACATTTCTGAATTCACAAAAATGCTGATCAACTTGGTTGTTGTCTATAACACCCAACATGTTATTGAAGGCTATGACCTTGCGCCCGATATGCCAATAGACCTGCCATCAATACCGTTGGATTTATGGAATTGGGGAATCCAGAACCGCACCGGCAAGCTCCGGTCATGTGACGAGAGTTTAGCGCGAATTAACCTTTTGCCCTATGAAAATGGAACAGTGTCTCAGGTGGGCATTACCCTCAAAGGTCTTGTTTATACCTGTCGGGAAGCAATTACAGCAGGCTGGTTTGATCGCATCCGCCAGAACCGGCCGTCAAAAGTTGAAGTCGCTTTCGATCCCAGGCGAACCAATACGGTCTATCTGAGACCGGACAAAACTTTTGAGAATTATTGGGTGTGCGAGCTTTCGGACAGAAGTCGCAGATTTCGCGATATGAGTTTTATGGAAGCTGCTGGCGTGCTCAAAGCTATGGGCCGTACGAAAGCGACCGCTCGACAGGCTGAGGAGTATCGAAAGCCCGATTCACTGGCCGCCGTTGAACAAATTGTTGCGACTGCCAAGAAGCGACAAAAAATCAATAAGTCATCCGCCAGCGATTCAGCGCGGCTCCGTGGAATACGGGACAATCGCGTGACAGAAAAAGAGACTGAAAGGGATCAAAGTGCTATTAAAAATAATAATCAGGTCAAGCGAGATCGCCCAGCCGATGTAGTGCCTTTCCGCTCTCAAAAAACGCCCTCAAACGAGAGCATAGATTACCCCGATTTGGATGCTTTCTTGGAGGACGACGATGATTAAGTTGCCACCCGCCGAGTATCGAGAAGCGGAAATCCGGGAGTATCAGGGGCATCCACTGATAAATGCGCTGCCTCCTATAAATTCACCGCAGGTTACTGCGAAAATGCTGGCCCGCTTCCCGAACGTCGACGAAGCCGAAAAGGTACTGCCGGCCCACATTCGACGTCATGCAATGATGCGAATTTTAGATCAATTTCTGTATCCAACGAAATCTCATCTTCAGTTGGAGCAAATGATTTCGGGCATGATTCGCCGTGGGTATTTGAGCCGGAATATCGCTGCGTCTGATTACCACCGTAATCTTGATGATGTGGCACATACTGACTTCACAGCAATCTTACGAAACGCCGGTAATGAGGCGTTGGTCAGTTCCGTCATTGGATGCTCTGGTACCGGCAAGACAACGGCGATAGAGGCTATCCTAAGGAGTTATCCGCAAGCGATTTACCACCCTGACTACCAACATTGTCAGCTTGTTTGGTTAAAAGTGGAATGCCCCCATGATGGCTCGGTGAAGAGTTTGTGTACTCACTTTTTCCGAGCTATTGACGATGCGCTAGGTACTGATTACCAGGCGCTCGATGTAAAAAGTAGATCCTCTGCAGAGTCTATGCTGGGGGACGTTGCTCGTGTGTCTGCGCTGCATTCAGTCGGCGTGCTGGTCATTGATGAGATTCAGCACTTGGAGAAATCCCGGTCAGGAGGTGCGGCCAAGATGCTCAACTTCTTTGTCACTCTGACCAACGTGATCAAAGTACCAGTTCTTTTTATTGGGACGCCCAAAGCCCTAGAGCTTTTCCAGCCGACTATGCGGTCGGCGCGAAGGGCGGCTCAGTTTGGCAGTCTGGATTGGGGGCGGTTTGCACGCACCGAGAATACTGGCAGTGATGAAGAGTGGGAAAGATTCTTTAAGCGACTATGGAAGCTGCAGTGGTTCGAGCATGCCACTCCCTTCACTGATGAAATGATGGACTTGTTCTGGGAGTACACCCAGGGTATTGCGCACATAGCCGTTGCCCTTTTCTATCTCAGCCAGGTAAGAGCAGTTGTGTCGGGTCGGGAGTCGATAGATCGAGCGATCGTAACCAACGTCTACCAAGAAGAGCTTGCGATGATGCATCCGATGATTGCCGCTTTACGAAGTGGCCGCGAAGCAACGATTCTTCAATTCGCTGACCTTGATATACCCAGGGAGGCGCTGCGTGTTCAAAGTGCTTTGCAGAAAGCTCCTCACAGGCCTGTCGATCAAAGAACACAGACTGATGCTCAGAGCTCCAAACTGGAGCGTCTGATTGCGATATTAGGTCAGATGGGTATTGGGGAAGATATTGCGCCCATTGTTGCTGAGCAGGCTTTGGAGGAGCGGCCAGATGAGGATTTATTCTCGTTAGTAGCTCTTATTAAAAAGCTGGAGGAGAAGACTCCGGCGCAGCCTGAAACCAAAGCCAGTCCTCAGAAAAAAGAGAAGTTGCGCCCGGTTTACTTGAAAGATGATCTTCGGTTGACCCGGGATGACGATTATGAGGCGACATACCGAAATTTGAAGAAAAGTGGTGTGGTTATTGAGCTATCGGCTTATCTTTGAGGGCGCAAGATAGAATTCCCGTATACCCGGTTCTCGATCCATCTAGCGTGGGTTTTAGGCTATCTTCTCTGAAAAGGTATCGCTTCTAAAATTGAAGCATTCAGGTTTAGCGAGACAGTATGGGCTCTTCCGAGAACAACCTCAGACCAGGTGACATACTGGCGAAAGCAGTGGAAAGAGCTGCCTCGCCATTAGGGCTCACGTCTGGGCAGCTCGCACTCATCCTAGGCGTTAATGAAAGTGATCTGGGGGCGTCTATTGATCCAGAAAGCAGAGTGGGAATTCGTGCTCGGCAACTTATTCGAATTTATCAGCATTTGTATGCTCTGACCGGGAACGACAGTAGCAAGATGATCCATTGGATGAAAACACGAAACAGGCAATTCAAATCGGCTCCCATTGATCGGATGCGGGATACGTTGGGCTTGGAAGATATAACAAGTTACCTTGAGTCGCTAAGCCCCTATGGCGCCAGCGCGACTTTCATCATATCCGGAGCTAAATCAGTACAGCCTGATTTTGCCTCATGGAGACGCGGCGGTACGTAATTATTTCCCGGCTTCACAGAGGTACACGTCCGGTAATCCCATCTTGAGCCCAGTGCCGCTTCCGCCCCCGTTTGACTGGCGGGCGCACCTGACATCCAAGCAACCAAGCCCAACCCAACCCAATCGCTACAGTAATCACTTTCCCAGAATCGTTTCATAGAAACTTCTTAGCAACCTTAGCCCGAATTTCTCATGGGAGGATAAAAGAAAGCAGCTGAAAGCGCTATGATTTCAATAGGCTAAGCAATCCACCATGCACCAACAGCCGCGTCCAAATTGGTACCTAAAAAACTGACCTTCTCGCCACTCTCCAGCCGCCAGATTGAAGCTGATTTCTCCGGAGGCCACATCCCTCCGATGCCGGTTTGTTGCTACTCCGCGAAGTCGATAAACAACGCCCCTTGAGTCCTTCTCGCGTGTAAATGTATTTCACTTGTCAGGCGCTGCCGGTTCGCTGAGTAGCTGGCTCACCGCCTGGTAGCGCTCTCCCACCACCTGGCGGTCCTTTCTTTCCGACAATCCCTCGCGAGCCCCCCGGTTAATCATCTCGGCATGCCTTTGGAGCGCGGCGCGATCCTCTGCGCGATGTGCAAATTCCGCGACCACGGCAATCGTTTCCAGAAGGCGGATGGTCACTGCGGCGCTGGAGCGGCTATTTTGCCGAATTTGGTTGAACGCCGCGTCCGCGAATATCGAAAAGGAGACGGCAGGCGTAATCAGCCGAAGCTGATCCTGCTCGTCATGTCGATAAGGCGACGGCGTCTCGTGTTGAGCCAAGCGAGACAATGCGGACCCGAGGTGATCCACACACGCAATTGCCGTGAATGGGTCATTCACCCCGGTGGAAAGCGCCCGTACCGCGATCTCAACCAGTTGGTTGATCGTAAACTCGGTGTCTTGGCGGGGGGTTCGCTGGCTACCCAGTATAAACGCGGAACGGATCTGAGATATGAGCTTGGCGGTCGCCCGGTCTCCGGGCCAGACCAGGACCAGCGGCTGGTCGGCTACAACGTACTGTCCGGGCCTCCGTTCCAGCCGAAGCACCACATCTTCTTCCATGGCCAACGGCAACAGAACGTCCGGGTCGATGAACTGAAGGTAGCCGTCCCCGGTCGCACCAACCGGACGCGCCTCCCGGTCGAACGCGTTGATGAAGCTGGCGTCGGGCGGTTTTGCCGGAATCTGTGGAGCGCCCCGCCCGATCTGTTCCGGGAACACGCGGTCGATCCCCTCGATCAACTCCCTGCTGACCCGCGCCACGATCTCGTTTGCCTGGAGGGAAACGGATACGTGATGAATGAAGTAGATCAACACGCCCACACTCACCACCGCGAGCACCACGCCGAGCAAAACCGACAGGTGAGGGACGAAGAGGGCCTCTTCTACGCGGCGTATCGTGCGAAGAACGAGCAAGCAGTACAGGAAGGTGGAGACGAACGTGCCGAGCACCACCTGGGTCGTGGTATCGCGCATGAAGTTGCGGAGCATGCGGGATCCAAATTGCGATGAGGCGAGCGACAGGGCGACCAAAGTCATGGAGAACACCACCCCGGCGATAGTGATCATTGACCCGGCGATGGTCCCCATCACGCTGCTCGCTCCTGCTGCCCCATCGACGAACGTCCAGCCCAAGGTGCGCCGCAACCAATCCGTCATTCGTGAATCGAATGCGACGGTCACGAAGGCCAACGTCACCGCCCCGACGGCCATGATGATGGGGACGAACCAGAAGCTGGAACGGATGCGATCCCAATACTTAACAATATTTACCTGCATGACATGGTCACCTCATACCAGAACCATTTCAGCATCTCGTACACCAACCTTCGTGAGCAAATGTGGACGCTTATAAAATTCATCTACCAACAGATCGAATTTCGGTACTTGGCAAGCCCTCGATATACTGAACACCTAATAGCTTCATGGAATACTGCTTCTCGGAGCATTTCAAGCGATTGACGCTTATTGATAGAAGAACTACTGTTCAACTGTGGATGATTTTCCGATTACATTGATTATTTTCTAAAACGACGCAGATCGGACCTATGAGGAAGCTCATGAGTGAGTCAACTAATCGCAAGTCCGTATTGGCCTCCACGGTCAGACATCCAGTGACGCTGGTCCCCATGAGGGCTCGGTTTGTAGCATTGTTGACAGTGCTAGTATTGGCGGCTTTTCCCGCGATCACCTTTGCGCAATCATCGTGCCCTGGCATTCACGTGAGGATTCTGGACATCAGAAACAGCACTGGAGCAGTAGCTTGCGCGCTTTTCAAAACGTCAGAGGGCTTTCCTACTGAGTTTCTGCAGTCAGCGACCAATATCATAATGACGAAGGTGCAGGATACGGAGGCGCGTTGCGATTTTGTAGACATCCCACCGGGGACCTATTCGCTCGCCGTCATTCATGATGAAAATATGGACGGCAAACTTGGCACCAACGGGATAGGAATCCCCACGGAAGGCTACGGGTTTTCAAACGGTGCAAGCGCCTTGATGGGCGCGCCTTCGTTCGAAGCAGCCCGCTTTCCGTACGAAGGGGGAAACTTAGATCTGACGATCAGCTTGGGTTACTGAGCCACACCCATCTTGCTTTGTGAAATGTGAGGTCTGACTCCGTTCACACTTGATTCCTGATCCGACGCTCGCCTCGCTGAAGGAAACCAGCCGCCGTTTGTCTTCGTCCCAGAGCGTCAGGTGAACTGAATCGATGCTTTCGCGCAGCGTGACCCGGCTGACTGTTTGCAGTTCGGGGTAGTCCCGCAACACCTCGGGCAGGCGGTAGGAAGGGATTCGGCTGGCCAGATGGTGGACGTGGTGCACGCCGATATTGGCGCTGAACCAGCGCAGGATACCCGGCAGCACATAGTAGGAACTGCCCTGTAGTGCGGAGTCATAGGCATTCCAATGTTCATCGTGTTCCCAGTAGGTGGCCTCGAACTGGTGCTGAACGTAGAACAACCATATCCCCATGGTGGCGGCCAGCAGCGTGATCGGGATCTGGACCATCAGGAAGGGGCCCACTCCGACGAACCAGATTGCGCCGGTTGCCAGAACCGCAATGGCCACATTGGTGCCCAGGGTGCTAATCCAGGGCATCCTGCCAGCACGCATGAATCCGAAAGGCAACCGGTAGTCCAGCAGGAAAGTGTACATGGGGCCGAAACCGAATAGCACCAGAGGGTGGCGATAGAGGCGATAGCGCCATTGCTGCCACCGGGGCAGAGCTTGAAACTCGCGCACTGTTAAGGTTTCAAGCCCGCCAACGCTGGGTCTATCGAGGTTGCCGGAGCTTGCATGGTGAATGTTGTGGGAGTGGCGCCAGAAATCATGAGGTGTGAGGGTAAGCACACCGATGATACGGCCGGCCCAGTCATTGGCGCGCCGCGAATGGAAAAACGACCTGTGGCTGCAGTCATGCTGGATCATGAACAGCCGTACCAGGAATCCCGCGGCAGGGACGGCCAGCACCAGGGCCACGGGCCAGTATCCGGCACTGACCGCCAACCACATCAGAGCCCAGATCACCACAAAAGGGAGTGCGGTGATCAGGATCTCCGCAATACTGCGTGCCAGGCGTGGCTTGCAATATGCTCTGAGCGTCTGCCTCAGGGATCTGGGGTCAGTGGTGAACTCGGAGGTCGATGCTGATGGTGTGTTCATAGTGCTTTTGCCTCGAATCCGGGGTCTTAAACACCGAGTCTACATCAAGGCCCGTATTGCAACCATTACGTTACCGTTCGTTCTAAACCGTGCTGGCATGGCAGGTGACCTCGGACCAGAAGAAATGGCGTTCGTAGGTTGTGGCGATGGCTG
This genomic interval carries:
- a CDS encoding ATP-binding protein, with amino-acid sequence MIKLPPAEYREAEIREYQGHPLINALPPINSPQVTAKMLARFPNVDEAEKVLPAHIRRHAMMRILDQFLYPTKSHLQLEQMISGMIRRGYLSRNIAASDYHRNLDDVAHTDFTAILRNAGNEALVSSVIGCSGTGKTTAIEAILRSYPQAIYHPDYQHCQLVWLKVECPHDGSVKSLCTHFFRAIDDALGTDYQALDVKSRSSAESMLGDVARVSALHSVGVLVIDEIQHLEKSRSGGAAKMLNFFVTLTNVIKVPVLFIGTPKALELFQPTMRSARRAAQFGSLDWGRFARTENTGSDEEWERFFKRLWKLQWFEHATPFTDEMMDLFWEYTQGIAHIAVALFYLSQVRAVVSGRESIDRAIVTNVYQEELAMMHPMIAALRSGREATILQFADLDIPREALRVQSALQKAPHRPVDQRTQTDAQSSKLERLIAILGQMGIGEDIAPIVAEQALEERPDEDLFSLVALIKKLEEKTPAQPETKASPQKKEKLRPVYLKDDLRLTRDDDYEATYRNLKKSGVVIELSAYL
- a CDS encoding fatty acid desaturase, which translates into the protein MNTPSASTSEFTTDPRSLRQTLRAYCKPRLARSIAEILITALPFVVIWALMWLAVSAGYWPVALVLAVPAAGFLVRLFMIQHDCSHRSFFHSRRANDWAGRIIGVLTLTPHDFWRHSHNIHHASSGNLDRPSVGGLETLTVREFQALPRWQQWRYRLYRHPLVLFGFGPMYTFLLDYRLPFGFMRAGRMPWISTLGTNVAIAVLATGAIWFVGVGPFLMVQIPITLLAATMGIWLFYVQHQFEATYWEHDEHWNAYDSALQGSSYYVLPGILRWFSANIGVHHVHHLASRIPSYRLPEVLRDYPELQTVSRVTLRESIDSVHLTLWDEDKRRLVSFSEASVGSGIKCERSQTSHFTKQDGCGSVTQADRQI
- a CDS encoding heteromeric transposase endonuclease subunit TnsA, giving the protein MADTNKLIDPKHERLLKTRGRGAGKDYEPFIKVHELSSQGESVRIRSASVGRVHHLLSGLELFAFLVFDQFEKTIDIREQYPLPIEDTLDICARLGIRHPQVRGFLTVVSTDLLIDLSSGKQLAIAVKSSSELANQRVIEKLQIEKTFWETRGVEWRIFTQREVTDGMRENLPWIQPYLNPDMTNHQELGASDVQDLLYRLELHPQTKLTRLCAKLDDQYRLDPGFHLSTLRHAVAYRFIRAPLDKAFHSWTYGDLALRETVPVAGVNNAS
- a CDS encoding DUF2141 domain-containing protein, which encodes MSESTNRKSVLASTVRHPVTLVPMRARFVALLTVLVLAAFPAITFAQSSCPGIHVRILDIRNSTGAVACALFKTSEGFPTEFLQSATNIIMTKVQDTEARCDFVDIPPGTYSLAVIHDENMDGKLGTNGIGIPTEGYGFSNGASALMGAPSFEAARFPYEGGNLDLTISLGY
- a CDS encoding DUF2254 domain-containing protein yields the protein MQVNIVKYWDRIRSSFWFVPIIMAVGAVTLAFVTVAFDSRMTDWLRRTLGWTFVDGAAGASSVMGTIAGSMITIAGVVFSMTLVALSLASSQFGSRMLRNFMRDTTTQVVLGTFVSTFLYCLLVLRTIRRVEEALFVPHLSVLLGVVLAVVSVGVLIYFIHHVSVSLQANEIVARVSRELIEGIDRVFPEQIGRGAPQIPAKPPDASFINAFDREARPVGATGDGYLQFIDPDVLLPLAMEEDVVLRLERRPGQYVVADQPLVLVWPGDRATAKLISQIRSAFILGSQRTPRQDTEFTINQLVEIAVRALSTGVNDPFTAIACVDHLGSALSRLAQHETPSPYRHDEQDQLRLITPAVSFSIFADAAFNQIRQNSRSSAAVTIRLLETIAVVAEFAHRAEDRAALQRHAEMINRGAREGLSERKDRQVVGERYQAVSQLLSEPAAPDK
- a CDS encoding Mu transposase C-terminal domain-containing protein; this translates as MLLNQVFSDPDTNRRYRVVLEHLSDLMLIDVDSEKAWPFPIPEEEFHAAGYQSISDPYPLVSVEEGSVGAARRDEAWSTISPLLGDYALMFIKSERNRLISQLLISTDKPRLYITRQLRRYWQRGMAPNALAPDYHKCGAVGRPRREIENKVGRKRTVSPGVGVPVTEEVAELFRMVFDGFYLTNEKVPLTAAKDKAVGLFKARYPTATESAVPTLKQFRYFFQTNYQNSEVARKRTPARIYQKDMRALTSTSANLNFGPGARYEIDATIGDLYLVAEDDPNVIIGRPVLYFVKDVFSRMVVGMYVGLENPSWVAAMLALSNSFSDKTAYCQEYGVNIRTEDWPSMGIPAGIMADRGELLYRQADVLVNRFGVQLSNSRAYRGDDKAICERFFNTIQSQFRPYVGGVVEPVNGKKRIGKRYELDAVLNISEFTKMLINLVVVYNTQHVIEGYDLAPDMPIDLPSIPLDLWNWGIQNRTGKLRSCDESLARINLLPYENGTVSQVGITLKGLVYTCREAITAGWFDRIRQNRPSKVEVAFDPRRTNTVYLRPDKTFENYWVCELSDRSRRFRDMSFMEAAGVLKAMGRTKATARQAEEYRKPDSLAAVEQIVATAKKRQKINKSSASDSARLRGIRDNRVTEKETERDQSAIKNNNQVKRDRPADVVPFRSQKTPSNESIDYPDLDAFLEDDDD
- a CDS encoding antitoxin Xre/MbcA/ParS toxin-binding domain-containing protein → MGSSENNLRPGDILAKAVERAASPLGLTSGQLALILGVNESDLGASIDPESRVGIRARQLIRIYQHLYALTGNDSSKMIHWMKTRNRQFKSAPIDRMRDTLGLEDITSYLESLSPYGASATFIISGAKSVQPDFASWRRGGT